TTTCTCGAAGATGATTGGCAGCTTGTCGGCGGGGATGCCAATGCCGGAATCGTGGACATTGATCGACAGGGCATAGTGGCCGTTTTCAGCCGGCGCGGTCGTGGCGATAATGGCGATCTCACCGCGATCGGTGAATTTCAGCGCATTGCTGACGAGGTTCATGAGCACCTGCTGGAGGCGGGAACGATCGCCGACCAGCCAGACCCCCTTCGTTGTGTCATCGATCCGCAGGGTCAGGCCCTTACGCTCGATGTCCTGCCAGAACATGGTGCGGATATCTTCCAGCACAGCCGAGACCTCGAAAGGAATGGCCTCCAGTTCGATATGGTCGTCTTCGATGCGGCTGATATCGAGCAGATCATTGATCAGCTTGAGCAGTAGATCGGCATTGCTGCGCAGGGTGTCGACCATCTTGCGCTGGTCATCGTCAAGGCGGGTGCGCGACAGGACGGTGGCGAGGCCGGTGACCACGTTCATCGGCGTGCGGATTTCGTGGCTCATGGTGGCCAGGAAGCGGCTCTTGGCCTGATTGGCGGCTTCGGCTTTTTCCTTGGCGGCGGTCAGTTCGACGCTTTGCTGGGCGTTTTCGCGCAGCAGGCGTTCCTTGGTGAAGGCGGCCACCATAATGGCGGGCAGCAGGTCGAGATAGGTCTGGTTGACATCCTTGACCGCATAGTCGGCGGCCCCCTTTTCAAGCGCTTCCAGCGCAATGCGCTCATCACCTCCGGCGGTCAGGATGACGGCGGGCGGCGCGATCGGCATCTCGGCCAGATGGTCGAGCAGTTCCAGCCCGCTCATGCCCGGCAGGTTGTAATCGACCAGCAAAAGATCGAAATCACGCTGATTTAATAGCTTAAGCGCTTCCTCGGCCGTTGCGGCGGTCTCGACCTTGAGGCCAAGCCGTTCCATGCGCTTTTGCAGCAGGCGCGCCAGAGCATCATCATCCTCGACATACAAGATGTTCTGTATGGAGGGCGGGTTAGCCTTGGCATCGTTGTAACCGGGATGGGGCATGGTATCTTACAGGCCTGTTTATCTTTCATTTCCGACGGCCAAAGGCCTTCGGCAAGGGCAAGCTTAAGCGAACTATTTAATGTGTGGCACGCGAACTATGGTCAACATAAGGCCAAGCTTACGTATGGCTTCGGAAAAATCCTCGTACCCTACGGGCTTGGTCATGAAGGCGTTGCAGCCGAGCGCGTAACAACGGTCGATATCCTTCGGATGGTCGGTCGTGGTCAGCACAATGACCGGAATGCGCTTCGTGCTGTCATCGGTTTTGAGGCGGCGCAGGATCTCGAAACCATCAATATCCGGCAGGTTGAGATCGAGCACCACCACACTACGGTCGAGGTGTTCGGGGGTGGCGCCGGCGCCAAAGAAATAGGCGATAGCCTCTGTGCCATCCTTCAGGCGTTTGATCGGATTGAGCACGCCGACGCGCTGGAGGTTACGGTTGATCAGGCTGGCATGGCCTTCATCATCCTCGATCAGGACCACTGAAAAGGGCTCGGTATAGGTGCTTATCATGCCGCGCGCTCCTTACCGGTCTGGTCATTGGAAGCGGCCAGAGGGTGGCGTTTGGGCAGGCTGAAATGGAAGATGGTGCCGACATCGAGCTTGGATTCAAACCAGATCGCGCCGTTGAGTTTGCGTAACGTCGCCTTGACGAAGGCCATGCCGAGGCCGAGGCCGCGCACATCGCCGGTATTACGGGCACGGCGGAAAATATTGAACACACGCTCAAAGTCCTCGGCATCGATGCCGCGGCCGTTGTCGCGGATCGAGAAGATGTAATCGCGTGAGGTTTCCAGACAGGTAATCTCGATATGGCCGGGCTCATCGGGTCGTAAATACTTCACGGCATTGTCGAGCAGATTGGAGAAGATCTGCTCCAGCGCCACCGGATCGGTGATCAGGCGCGGCAGGCCGGAGGCCTTGACCTCGACGCCCTTGGTGGAAATCTCGTAACTCTGCGCGCCCATACATTTGTCGAAGACGGCCTGGGCATCCACAAGCTCATCACGGTAGGTGAACTTGCCGATGCGCGATAGATCGAGAATGGCGGTGGTGAGGGTATCCATGCGATCGACCGCATTGCCGATAAAGCCAAGCGCCTCGGGGATATCCTGTTTCAAAATAGTTTCCAGCCGCGTCCAGGTCTCGGTGCCGAGCTTTTTGCTTTGCGGTTCCAGCAGGCTGTTGACGTCTTTCACCGCCAGGCCCAACTCGTGCGAAAAGCCTTTCAGATTGACCAGTGGTGAGCGCATATCGTGCGAGGTGATGTAGGTAAAGGCCTCCATATCGGCATTGAGCTGGCGCAGTTCTTCTTCGCGTTTCTTCTGCTCTGTGATGTCGGTATGGGTGCCGATCATGGTGCGGATCTGGCCGAACTTGTCCCAGGTGCCGATGCCGCGCGACATGACCCAGCGCCAGGTGCCATCCTTGTGCTTGAGGCGGAAGACGTTGTTGTAGATCGGTGTTTTCTTAATGATGTAGTCGTGGCGGACCTGCATGTAGGTCTCGACGTCATCAGGATGGATGCGCTCGATGAGGTCGCGCACGCTGTCGCCCAGTTCCCCCTCACCAAAGCCGATCATCGCCTTGAATTCGCGCGACATGTACATGGTTTCGTTGACGAAATTGACCTCGTAAACCCCGTCATTGATGCCGTTCATCACCGCCCGGAAGCGCATTTCGGAGCGAGCGTTGCGCGCCTCGATCGCTTCGTTTTCGGCTTCCAGTTTGATGATGATGATGGTGCCGGCGAGAAAAATGCCGATGCCAAGAATAGTGCCGATAATGACGATATAGAAGAAGTTGCTCTTTTGCGGCGCCACCAGCGTGCGGCGCTCTTCCAGACGGTACAGGCGGTGCTCAATATTGGCTTCGATCAGGCTGCGCAATTCGTTCATCTGGGTTTTCTGGATATCGAGCGCGTTCATGCTGATCTGGCCGCGACCGTGGGCGCGCATGTAATTCATCTGCGATTCCAACAGTTTTTGCAGGCTGTCGATGCGGTCGAGCAGGTTGTTGGTTTCGGCAAAAGCGTTGGATTCGTAATAGGTGGCCTGGCGCAGGGCACGAATCTCATCTGGCAGGCGGTCGGCGGCACTCTGGAAAGGCGCCAGATAGCGCCCGTCACCGGACAGGACATAGCCGCGCACGCCGGTTTCCATATCGACCACATCCATAAGGATATTTTTTGTCTGGCGAATATTTTCGTATTCGTAGCGCATGTAGTCGTTGAGGTTTTGTGATTTTTGGTACTGGTTATAAATAACCATGCTGAAAGCGCAGAGCGCTATGGAAATCAGGCTGAAAAAGGCCAGGTACAAATGTTTTACATTTATTCCCCACGGCACTCTCATAGCAAATTGCCAACTTTCATGGCGCTATAAGATATTTATATCTTAACTCGCCCCATTATTACTGATTAGTCTTGTAAAAACGTTTGCCGCCGCACCCAAGGCTAAAACATTTAAGGGCCAGGCTAACCTACAGGCTGTAATAGGGCAATAAGTGTCAATCGTAAAAATATAAAGATAGCATAAGGCCGAAAAGCGCAATCTGTAGCCGTTTAACGTTTTTTGTGCCCGGGTTGGACGCCATGCGAGGTGCGCAGGCCATTCAGGAAGGAACTGGCCACATTCGTCACGCGGTCCACCACGGGGGCCACAATGGGCGACTGGCTGCGGAAAATAAGCTCTACGCCCTCCCGAACCTGCCCGAAAATGCGGGTGGCGATCGTGGCTGCGATGCTCAGAATGATAAAGGTGAGGGCGGCCGTGCCAAGGCAGGCCCAAAGCACGCCCGCGCCCGCTATCAGCATCTGCGTATAGGTCAGCCAGAGAAGCAGGCCGGTCATCAGTGCAAAAAGAAAGGTGCCAAATACGCCCAGAAGCATAACAACCACCAATCCGGACACCACGTTCATGAGGTAGGCTTTCGACGCATTGAGCTTTTTCGTTGCCGATAAAAGCTCGAAAACTCGTGAAATCCAAAACATGAAGTGCGGTCTCCGGTGATGCGTTATGCTCCAGGATGTATTCGGCTCAAAAGTCATACCGGCGCCAGGGGAAGCGCCGATATGACTTTATTCTATAGGCTTAGCGGCGGGTCATGAGCGCGCCGATAATAAAGCCGGCGCCGAGCGCGATAGCCGATGAGCGGATCGGGTTGCTCTTGATTTCGTTTTCAATCTTGCTGGTCGCGTTCTTGCTGTTATCGATCGTGCGATCGAACAGGCTGCGCACCTTCTGGCCGGCCTCGTTGGCGTAACCACTGACGTCATTGAGTACGTCATGGCCGCGACCCTCAACATCACGCAGCGTGTCACGGGCGGTGTTGCGGATGTCGTTTTCGGCCAGGCTCTTGGTGACGTTGGCGGCGACTTTGGTGGCGGAAGACAGCATGGGATTTCTCCTTACGAGAAAAACATATTATGAATGGGGGGAGGAAAAATGGGGGTCACGTCCACGGCGGGCTTGTCTTAAGCCCAGGGGCTGGGGGGCGGAGACGGGCTTAAGGTAAGTGGCTGTGGACGTGATGTGTCCAGACTATCGGGCCATCTTTAAGGAAGCGATGCGCTCACCATGGGCTGAAAATAAAGAACGCATAAACGCCGGATATTTTATTAAACACTTACCTCATCCTTACGTGCAACGCCGCATCCGGTGCGTTAATTTTATGCTCAAAAGGCTAGGCTTTGGTGATCGCCAAGTTCGGCGACGCATCTTTATCCAGGAGATTCACCATGACGGTTAAAGCCAGTATCAAGGAAACCACCGGCGCTGCGGAAGAAGAACTCGGCGAAGCTCTCGGCAATGACAAGATGGCCGACAAGGGGCGTCAGTTGCGCAACGAAGGCCGTATTGAAAACGGCAAGATGCCCAAGACCCATACGCCGGGCACCGAAAAAGATCACTGATACTCATTCAGTGTTAACATGACTAAAAAGCCTCCCACATTTCGTCGGGAGGCTTTTTTGATAACGGTCCTTACTCCGCCGCGCTTTTTTGGTTGTCGGCAGGCTCATAGCCGAGATGATTCAGCAGGTCCTTGATCTTGATCGAGGCGAAGTGAATCGAGGAATCGGCTACGCCGTAGGGCATGAAGATCCATTCGCCGCAGCGCAGGGCGCCGCAGGTATAGATGACGTTGGGCACATAACCTTCGCGGTTGTCTTCCGAAGGGGACAACAGGGCTTCCTTCGAACGCGCCAGAACGATGCGCGGATCATTCTTTTCGAGCAGGGCCGCGCCGAGCGAATACCGTCGTACCGCGCCAACGCCGTGTGTCAGCACCAGCCAGCCCTCGTCAAGCTCGATCGGTGAGCCGCAATTGCCCATCTGGATCAGTTCCCACGGCGCCTCGGGCCCCAAAATCTTGTCGCCATTGTTCCAGGTGTATTTGTCGTCGCTCTCCAGATAGAAGACGCTCTCGTGGTCCAGCCGGCCAACGGCTGCCCAGCGTCCGTTGATTTTGCGCGGGAAAAAGCCCAGACCCTTGTGTCCTGCTGCGGCGCCGCGGAAAGGCGTCAGCCTGAACGAGCGGAAGTCGGAGGTCTCCAGACATTCGCAGGCGGTTTCCTTGCCGTTATAGGCCGTGTAGGTGCCCATATAGGTGGTGCCGCCGCCTTCATCATGGAACCTGACCATGCGCAGGTCTTCCAGGCCGTTGCTTTGCGAGCGTGTGACCGGAAACAGCACCGTCTCGGAAATCGGGCAGGCCTGATGACCGTGTACTGTGACGGCGCCATCAACCGGCGCAGTGCCCAGCGGTTTGGCGGCAACGGCGAAATCGGCTTCGGGCCGTAATTCCATCGAGCCATCCGGATAAAACGTGCCTTCGCGGAAGGACACGGTCGAGATATGGCCTTCGCCGACCGTGCGGGTCGA
The window above is part of the Asticcacaulis sp. MM231 genome. Proteins encoded here:
- a CDS encoding response regulator, translating into MISTYTEPFSVVLIEDDEGHASLINRNLQRVGVLNPIKRLKDGTEAIAYFFGAGATPEHLDRSVVVLDLNLPDIDGFEILRRLKTDDSTKRIPVIVLTTTDHPKDIDRCYALGCNAFMTKPVGYEDFSEAIRKLGLMLTIVRVPHIK
- a CDS encoding ATP-binding protein, with the protein product MVIYNQYQKSQNLNDYMRYEYENIRQTKNILMDVVDMETGVRGYVLSGDGRYLAPFQSAADRLPDEIRALRQATYYESNAFAETNNLLDRIDSLQKLLESQMNYMRAHGRGQISMNALDIQKTQMNELRSLIEANIEHRLYRLEERRTLVAPQKSNFFYIVIIGTILGIGIFLAGTIIIIKLEAENEAIEARNARSEMRFRAVMNGINDGVYEVNFVNETMYMSREFKAMIGFGEGELGDSVRDLIERIHPDDVETYMQVRHDYIIKKTPIYNNVFRLKHKDGTWRWVMSRGIGTWDKFGQIRTMIGTHTDITEQKKREEELRQLNADMEAFTYITSHDMRSPLVNLKGFSHELGLAVKDVNSLLEPQSKKLGTETWTRLETILKQDIPEALGFIGNAVDRMDTLTTAILDLSRIGKFTYRDELVDAQAVFDKCMGAQSYEISTKGVEVKASGLPRLITDPVALEQIFSNLLDNAVKYLRPDEPGHIEITCLETSRDYIFSIRDNGRGIDAEDFERVFNIFRRARNTGDVRGLGLGMAFVKATLRKLNGAIWFESKLDVGTIFHFSLPKRHPLAASNDQTGKERAA
- a CDS encoding response regulator, which translates into the protein MPHPGYNDAKANPPSIQNILYVEDDDALARLLQKRMERLGLKVETAATAEEALKLLNQRDFDLLLVDYNLPGMSGLELLDHLAEMPIAPPAVILTAGGDERIALEALEKGAADYAVKDVNQTYLDLLPAIMVAAFTKERLLRENAQQSVELTAAKEKAEAANQAKSRFLATMSHEIRTPMNVVTGLATVLSRTRLDDDQRKMVDTLRSNADLLLKLINDLLDISRIEDDHIELEAIPFEVSAVLEDIRTMFWQDIERKGLTLRIDDTTKGVWLVGDRSRLQQVLMNLVSNALKFTDRGEIAIIATTAPAENGHYALSINVHDSGIGIPADKLPIIFEKFTQADETITRRFGGSGLGLSIARSLVQLMGGDIEVKSDSDGSTFMVSLTLPEGKRSEKPVAVTPDYHPSPAPDGHKPRVLIVEDYEPNIMVLSLMLEELGYDTQAATSGAEALALIRHALDEGQGPFHAILMDVQMHGMDGLETTSCIRESEAENSSRVPRHTIIGVTAHALAGDRERCLAAGMDDYISKPVLPDILAQKLGAPRKIAAA
- a CDS encoding glycoside hydrolase family 130 protein translates to MTDMLISPTMLRSNPDRVVILPFSISNSPRDSAMGTMSRVGRICDAIIHMSAETVRQELEIVNRDFTGRHWQTRAIFLERFNAIQAIQGGMDNLDEDHMALIGAYFCHEYSYQAAAVMNPSVVPHPDQSNNNGGTNFVMSTRTVGEGHISTVSFREGTFYPDGSMELRPEADFAVAAKPLGTAPVDGAVTVHGHQACPISETVLFPVTRSQSNGLEDLRMVRFHDEGGGTTYMGTYTAYNGKETACECLETSDFRSFRLTPFRGAAAGHKGLGFFPRKINGRWAAVGRLDHESVFYLESDDKYTWNNGDKILGPEAPWELIQMGNCGSPIELDEGWLVLTHGVGAVRRYSLGAALLEKNDPRIVLARSKEALLSPSEDNREGYVPNVIYTCGALRCGEWIFMPYGVADSSIHFASIKIKDLLNHLGYEPADNQKSAAE